A single genomic interval of Mycteria americana isolate JAX WOST 10 ecotype Jacksonville Zoo and Gardens chromosome 20, USCA_MyAme_1.0, whole genome shotgun sequence harbors:
- the ETNK2 gene encoding ethanolamine kinase 2 isoform X1, with amino-acid sequence MASQRRAAPPRGRRPRGSPRHMGRGSGRAELGMAVPPGRCPDCPGPERGGGGGGGGTPPVPHLGIAVDEGDVLPGALRLMRELRPGWEPARVKTKLFTDGITNKLVACYTDEGMADAVLVRVYGRKTELFVDRETELRNFQVLRAHGCAPDLYCAFQNGLCYQFLPGIALGPDHVRDPHIFRLVAQEMARVHAIHANGSLPKPILWQKLHKYLTLVKTDLSPKVSNPSLQRDMPSLEMLEHELAWMKETLSQLGSPVVLCHNDLLCKNIIYDGTQEHVRFIDYEYTGYNYQAFDIGNHFNEFAGVKEVDYRLYPSKETQLQWLRSYLQAYKQLTQGDRGGTGVSEEELEALYVQVNKFSLASHFLWACWGLIQDKYSTIDFNFLRYAKLRFKQYFKMKPVVTALQISK; translated from the exons ATGGCTTCCCAACGGCGGGCGgctcctccccgcggccgccggccccgcggcagcccccggcacATGGGCCGCGGCTCCGGGAGAGCGGAGCTGGGTATGGCCGTAccgcccggccgctgccccgactgcccggggccggagcggggcggtggcggcggcggcggcgggaccccccccgtGCCCCACCTCGGCATTGCGGTGGACGAGGGCGATGTGCTGCCCGGGGCGCTGCGGCTCATGCGGGAGCTGAGACCCGGCTGGGAGCCGGCGAGGGTGAAGACCAAG ctcTTCACCGATGGCATCACCAACAAGCTCGTGGCCTGTTACACGGACGAGGGCATGGCGGATGCGGTACTGGTCCGTGTCTACGGCAGGAAGACGGAGCTGTTTGTGGACCGGGAGACGGAGCTGAGGAACTTCCAGGTGCTGCGTGCCCACGGCTGCGCCCCCGACCTCTACTGCGCCTTCCAGAACGGGCTCTGCTACCAGTTCCTGCCGGGCATCGCGCTGGGGCCCGACCACGTGCGGGACCCCCACATCTTCAG GCTGGTGGCCCAGGAGATGGCCCGGGTACATGCCATCCACGCCAACGGGAGCCTCCCCAAGCCCATCCTCTGGCAGAAGCTGCACAAATACCTCACCCTCGTGAAGACGGATCTCAGCCCAAAGGTATCCAACCCCAG cctccagcGGGACATGCCCAGCCTGGAAATGCTTGAACACGAGCTGGCCTGGATGAAGGAAACGCTCTCCCAGCTGGGCTCCCCCGTCGTGCTTTGCCACAACGACCTGCTCTGCAAGAACATCATCTACGACGGGACCCAAG AGCACGTTCGCTTCATAGACTACGAGTACACTGGCTACAACTACCAGGCTTTTGACATTGGAAACCACTTTAATGAGTTTGCGG GCGTGAAGGAGGTGGATTACCGCCTCTACCCCAGCAAGGAGACCCAGTTGCAGTGGCTGCGCTCCTACCTGCAGGCCTACAAGCAGCTCACCCAGGGGGACCGAGGAGGCACGGGGGTGtccgaggaggagctggaggctctCTATGTGCAAGTGAACAAGTTTTCTTTG GCATCCCATTTCCTCTGGGCATGCTGGGGCTTGATCCAGGATAAATACTCTACCATAGACTTTAACTTCTTAAG ATATGCAAAGCTAAGGTTTAAACAGTACTTCAAGATGAAGCCGGTGGTCACAGCCCTGCAGATCTCTAAATAG
- the ETNK2 gene encoding ethanolamine kinase 2 isoform X2 — protein sequence MGRGSGRAELGMAVPPGRCPDCPGPERGGGGGGGGTPPVPHLGIAVDEGDVLPGALRLMRELRPGWEPARVKTKLFTDGITNKLVACYTDEGMADAVLVRVYGRKTELFVDRETELRNFQVLRAHGCAPDLYCAFQNGLCYQFLPGIALGPDHVRDPHIFRLVAQEMARVHAIHANGSLPKPILWQKLHKYLTLVKTDLSPKVSNPSLQRDMPSLEMLEHELAWMKETLSQLGSPVVLCHNDLLCKNIIYDGTQEHVRFIDYEYTGYNYQAFDIGNHFNEFAGLQAAHPGGPRRHGGVRGGAGGSLCASEQVFFGIPFPLGMLGLDPG from the exons ATGGGCCGCGGCTCCGGGAGAGCGGAGCTGGGTATGGCCGTAccgcccggccgctgccccgactgcccggggccggagcggggcggtggcggcggcggcggcgggaccccccccgtGCCCCACCTCGGCATTGCGGTGGACGAGGGCGATGTGCTGCCCGGGGCGCTGCGGCTCATGCGGGAGCTGAGACCCGGCTGGGAGCCGGCGAGGGTGAAGACCAAG ctcTTCACCGATGGCATCACCAACAAGCTCGTGGCCTGTTACACGGACGAGGGCATGGCGGATGCGGTACTGGTCCGTGTCTACGGCAGGAAGACGGAGCTGTTTGTGGACCGGGAGACGGAGCTGAGGAACTTCCAGGTGCTGCGTGCCCACGGCTGCGCCCCCGACCTCTACTGCGCCTTCCAGAACGGGCTCTGCTACCAGTTCCTGCCGGGCATCGCGCTGGGGCCCGACCACGTGCGGGACCCCCACATCTTCAG GCTGGTGGCCCAGGAGATGGCCCGGGTACATGCCATCCACGCCAACGGGAGCCTCCCCAAGCCCATCCTCTGGCAGAAGCTGCACAAATACCTCACCCTCGTGAAGACGGATCTCAGCCCAAAGGTATCCAACCCCAG cctccagcGGGACATGCCCAGCCTGGAAATGCTTGAACACGAGCTGGCCTGGATGAAGGAAACGCTCTCCCAGCTGGGCTCCCCCGTCGTGCTTTGCCACAACGACCTGCTCTGCAAGAACATCATCTACGACGGGACCCAAG AGCACGTTCGCTTCATAGACTACGAGTACACTGGCTACAACTACCAGGCTTTTGACATTGGAAACCACTTTAATGAGTTTGCGG GCCTACAAGCAGCTCACCCAGGGGGACCGAGGAGGCACGGGGGTGtccgaggaggagctggaggctctCTATGTGCAAGTGAACAAGTTTTCTTTG GCATCCCATTTCCTCTGGGCATGCTGGGGCTTGATCCAGGATAA